From the Aspergillus puulaauensis MK2 DNA, chromosome 1, nearly complete sequence genome, the window ATCCAAGTAAcgcttaattaaataaatgGCTTTTCTAAGTCCGCGAGGCAAGTGCCAGGCATGAACTACGGTATAGTAGCCAGCGGAAAGGCGAGACGGGAAGGACCGCCGcccttcttttcccctttcGGCTGCGGTTTAGCCCTATCTCAACAGTGTATTTTCTCCCGGCGACCAAACATCCGCCGGTCGTATGGTTTAATGGTTATGACATCAGACTCTGATTTATTTAGAGTCATATCTGGTAATCCCGGTTCGATCCCGGGTACGACCTCATATGGGTTTGCTTTAGTTTGTTTTTGCTTCAGACTTTGGAGTTGTgggctggtggttggtggtgataGATGATGGCGGTGCGGTATGAGATTCGACCACGCTTGCTCCAGAGTAGATATGTTGCCCTGATCCTACAGCCGGCAGCAATCTGCGAGATGTCCTACCTGTAGTTTTTCATGCAGTCTCGCAAGGTCAACGTTGACAAGGTGTGCTGCAGATCATTGACCGATATTTAACAGACTCGGAATGCCCGCTGCGCGAGAACCAATGTTATAGTCGCTAGTGAAAGTGCAGCTTGTTCAGTGCAGCTTCGTCTCATGGGTCGATTGTAGTATGCCGTTAGGTATTCCTTGCTGCGAGTCTGGTTCCTCAAACTAAAGCGTAAGCCCGGCAATTGTCTCTGTGGGTGATAGTACTACGCCAGATTAGGGCAGGATGTATTGGGGTGTGAGGATGAGATGAGGCTGGAATTTGCCGGGGGTGCCCGCTGTCAGGCTACCTGGAACAGTCTCTCATAGCGCCGATGTGAGCACAGCTAGACGTAATCAGTCGGcatgtggttgtggttgttgtcAAATACCTAGTATACCTTAGTATCTGTCCAGTTAGGAAAGCTGGCCCCGCGTTTTCCTCGGCTGGTGCAAATATTTGGCGCAATGATGCGGCCCTGCCATCTCCAAATTATAGCGCCTCAGTCTTGCCGTGGCACCTCTTGGCCGCGGTGCATTCTCCGCAAAACGTGGTTTGAGTCATCGGCCATTCTCTGGGACGGCGATGTCAAACCCCTGCGGGGTGTTAGATTTGGGGTAAAGGCGATATTGCTCTCCTCTCCAGGTTGAGGGACGAAGGCGTGGAGACTGGTGAGCCGGTTGGGTTCGGAAAAGCCAGGGCCGCTACAAACAATGTGCTTGTTTTTCCGAGGGCTTCGCTTTCCAAGACACGCCCACGCGTCATCTTCAGGGATTCTTCCCGTGTTTGAACTGATTTATTTGTCGTTTTCCGTGTTCAGAGAGGCTCCAGGTTCTTTTTGGCCTGTATACACTCGGAAAAAACTTCAACAATGTGGGTTTCCGCTGTCGGGTAGGATGCTGACCATTCGGGGCATGTAGAAAATGTCGCTAGATAAATCTGATTCCCTGATTAGTATTAATCGGGACTTTGAGGTGGTTTTATTCTTGAGGGCCAATTGCGTCTGGTTTTGTAGGTTGGTAAGTGTTTTGTAGATTTTACTGGGCTGTAAGAATTATATACAATGGGATTTGTACATATTTCAGAACTCTGGAAGGTTTCCCCTCCTTCCAAAAAGTGACATTATAAGGACTCTGAGAAGAAATGGATTAAAATAGTTTTCAAGTTCATGTTCAACTTAATTGGCCAACCTTCAATTGAACgattgttgctgtggatTATTGAACTGACAAGTGAATAGACAAGCTAAGAGCCCTGTTGGGCGTGGATTTTGTCTTAGACTCATATAGTCAATTTTTGAAAAAATAATAACCAATCAGGTCTTGTGGTCTAATGGTTATGACATCAGACTCTGATACCATAATTAGAGTCACATCTGGTAATCCCGGTTCGATCCCGGGCAGGacctcttctctttttttttttaggaCTTTTACCCCGTGTATAACCAACCTGACAAGTTGAAAACCTCGTTAGTAGGTAGAGTAGGTAGTAATTGGGGGATTACAGTGTACAGTGGTATTCACAGGTGAAGATTTCAAATGTATGATGCATAAGCAACTCATGTGAGTAACTATTGCCAGGGACCAACAGAGTGCCAAAGTACCTGAGCGAGTACGTACGTTCCTTGTAGATCCCGGCCGAGAATCACAGCGCCAGGGGAAAGGGAGTGGCAGACCCCTTGTTGTCTGGAGTTCCGCGGTAGGTATGCCGCACACCGCAGTGCTGGGCCCCTGGGGAGGAAAGTCCAGAAGCGGGATGGAGACAGTCTGGACCGCAAGAGGCTCACGTGGGAGTCTGAGCTTTTCGATCCACCTTCTGGAACAGCCCCGAGCTCCCAGCTGGAAACAGCGCTGATCCAGGAGTCCCACGAAAATCCTCCGGCGAAGCAACTACAATGAAGATCCCCTGCGATTTCTCAGTCGCATGACCTCTCCTGCGAGGGTCGAGATTATCGTGCTGACAATTACCCTGCCCAACAATAATCAGCAATGCTATCAGCGATGAGATCTCCCGTGACGTGTCCAAACACCACTGCGACAGCCATGGAATTGGCTCCAGACGTACGTAATTATCTGAGTATTATTGCATGAGAGCCACCGTCCGGTCGCCAATGCTTGGGCATTGAATGCAAGAATGGTAGGCACAGCTCGTGAATggtgggagctggagcttgaGACCGAAATGTGGGGTGTGTTATGCCACCTCCCCCAAGCCACCAGTcgaaacagaaaaaagaaacacgAGTGACGAGATTATTCACCACTGGGACTCGAGCTCCAGGTAGTAGTGTTCTCCCACTCAACGTTTCTTGATTGACTACGGGGCTGGGCGGGATCTCCGCAGAAGGTAATCCGAAGCGCTGGCAGTTTGCCTGTCTCTCCGATCCGTTACCGGATTTGTGAGATcagttccagttcctgaTGTATGGATGGGGTCATGCACCCGAACCTGTTCATGTGAGCGTGAAAAAAAAACGGACAGCGCGAAAAAAGGTACGACAACAATTGACCTCGGAAGCTCCTTGCCTCTGCCTGGTTACGCCATCTTGAAACGGTCACCTGTGAATTCGGTCGAAGGTGCTTATATCCTCCCTATTTATCCAGCGCGCCCTCCCCCCTCTCTTCTCGGCTCTCTATAGTTTCCCCTCTTGCTTCTTCCCTGTCATAATCGACTCCTTCcatcccctccccctcaccGTCTCCACCGTTACTTTGAATCGCGGTTCTCGCTGCAATTGCGTACCTCACACTCTCACCAACACATCAGATCCGAATTTCCGAGGTAAGCTTCCACCCTGCCATTGAATAAGGACAGACGTTCTATTTCAAGTCCACCGGAGGCAAGCCCAGATCATGAAACAGAGGCTGATGGGGAGAGATCAACTTCGCAGGACACGCCAAAGGTCTCCACTTTTTCCCCGCTGGGGCCGGACTGAGCATTGATCCATTGTCAACACCGTGATAGTGTCGCTGGAAAAACCACGCAATAGCCGGATTCTTCGCTTGGAGTATTATTGCCCAGACTTGCAAGGAAAAAGCGCGTGCGCAAACATATAAAGGAAGGTGTTCCGGCCTCTTGGACGActgtcttccatcttcctggTTGCGCGTTGCAATTATAACGGCGCTCTACTGCATATCGTCCtaccccaccaccacctcgaGCTCCAACGTCATTACAGTTTCCCCGGACGCTGATCTCCCAACTGTTCGCCATGGCGCAGAGTACGTTATCTCCAAGTCTCCTCTTTCTCGCATTTGCGATCCCGGTCAATGCTCGTTGGCATTTCCTTCCTGTCAACCCCACATCGCTCCCCCTCCCCGATCACCATGAAGCCAGATTACTCCACAAAATATGCCAGAACTGAGACCGAACTATGCGCTAACGCTCCCCAGCAAAACACTTCTTTTCCGACCCCACTCATCTGGTGCACACTGCGCTAAACTCCCTGACACTCACAAACCCTTCTCTCGCACTCGACCATGAGCACAAGGTCATTTTCCGGCGGCCCGAAGCCgtaaagaaaggaaaggtgGCTATTGTTACCGGTGGAGGCTCTGGTCACGAACCCGCTTTCGGAGGATACGTCGGCCAGGGCCTCTGCGATGCCTCTGTGGCAGGGACTATTTTTGCTTCTCCATCTGCAGAGCAGATTCGCATTGCCGCGATGGAGCGCGTTAACCATGAGAATGGagtcctcatcatccccatgaACTACACTGGCGATGTTCTGAACTTTGGTATGGCTACAGAGAAGTCCCGGGCTGCCGGTATCAGCACCCAATTCTTTGCTATGAATGATGACGTTGGTGTTGGAAAGCTGAAGGGAGGCAAAGTCGGCCGCCGTGGAATTGGAGGTGGTATCTTTACCCTGAAGATCGTCGGGGCTTTAGCAGAGTTAGGGTAAGTTACTGCCGTTGCTGCTACTTGTGTGTCTGATTAGCATGCTGACATTGTCTAGTGCCTCGCTTGACCAAGTCTACCAGACTGCTCAGCTAGCAAACGCCAATATTGTTTCAGTGGGTTCCTCTCTGGAGCACGTTCACGTGCCTGGCAGAGAGCCCTCTGATGACCACATCCCTCACggcgaggttgaagttggCATGGGTATTCATAATGAGCCAGGATCTCACCGGATCAAGGCCACGCTTGTGGAATTGGTCTCGACAATGCTCCTTCAATTGCTTGACCACAACGACCCTGACAGAGCCTATATTACTCGTAAGCCGGAAGACCAGTTTGCGCTCCTGATCAACAACCTCGGAGGTGTCAGCACCCTCGAACTGTCGGGTATAACCGACGAGGTCTATCGCCAGCTCAACAAAGACTACAAGATCAAGCCCGCGCGAGTCATCCAGGGCACATTCCTCACTAGTCTTAACGGGATGGGTTTCAGTATCTCATTACTCAAACTCGCAGACACAGGGCTGGGCCCTGGCAAGTCCTtccttgagctcctcgatgCCCCCGCTGAGGCAATCGGCTGGGCCGCCCCCGTCAGCCCCGAGAGCTGGGAGTACCGAAACAAGCCGGGAGTTGAAATGAAGAAGGTCAAGGCAGCTGAGCAGCCACCTAGCAATGTCAAGCGTACGTCATTTCCCTTTTTAACTGTCCGACTCCGAGCCATGTTAACATGAGTAATAGTGGACATCGCCCAGATTCGCAAAGTCCTCAATGCTGCCCTCAACAGCGTCATTAAAGCAGAGCCCCTAATCACACGCTACGACACAAttgttggagatggagactgTGGCATTGGCCTCAAGCGTGGCGCCGAAGCCGTCCTCGCACTTATCAACGATACTTCTATCGACTTCAACGGCGATGtgatcaacaccatcaatcGCATCGTAACAGTCGTCGAGAACACCATGGATGGTACCTCTGGCGCCATCTACGCTATCTTTCTGAACGCCCTCGTCCACGGACTACGTGAACAAGACAAGGGCTCTTCAACACCTGCCGATGTCGACGTCTGGGGCTCCGCTCTGAAGTACTCCATCACAGCCCTCGGAAAGTACACACCTGCTCAACCGGGCGACCGAACCATGGTAGACGCACTTGTTCCCTTCGCTAAGACGCTTGCGGACAAGAGAGACGTGCATGCTGCTGCCAAGGCTGCGGAGGaagccaccgaagccacAAAACACATGAAGGCCTCGCTTGGGCGTACAGTGTATGTtggtggcgaggaggagtggGTTGGCAAGATTCCCGACCCTGGCGCATACGGACTCAAGGAGTTCTTCAACGGGCTGGCAAGTGCTCTGTGAGCGAGGCTAGTTCGAATGGCTTTGATGAACCAAATTATAAAACTGGCTTGGCCTGGCAGGCGCTTTCTcaagtatatatttttacATAATTTTTCGTTTTCGTGGGTTGTTATTTAGCATAATTTGATGATGCCATGAGCGGATTAGTAAATGAATAAACTCCAGGTTCAATTTTATTACATccattttctctcttctctttcgtTACATCAATTCAGCAACTATACTCGATCTACTACTCCCCAAGCAAGACCAAACAGTTATCGACCCATTGTACCACGGTACCCGAAAGGCCATCATGAACAATTGGTCCGCAGTCAAAAGACCCACGGCTAAACCAATGTCGTCACCGGAAACAACGGTAGAAAAATGGTCTAGATTTTCCAAGGTATAGAAGTATACGTCGGAATATCAGACCAAGGGTCGAAGAGCGAGGGATCGTATGACCGGATCAATAGCCCAGAAAGTTGTTATTTTCAATACTTTTGATTTTTTAAAGTTGTTAAATAAAACAATAAATAAATTGGAGATTtattgatgttgttgttctgCTGTCTGTTGTCTTAAACAGGGCCTGCTCTTTGGTTAGGTATCCGAAACCACCTACAGCATAAGTACATCAAATGCTTTTCTCAGGGGACCATGATGTTAAGTCCCTGGTACTAAGCTTCTGATAAAAGGTATGTAGTTGGTACTTGGTGCTTTTGAGCATAATCTGATGAAGCCGGGAACCATACAAAATGCTTTAATGGCTTGCATTAGTTGCTTGGATGAGGGCGATATAGCCAACTGATGGCAAGAAGTAGATGTGTCAGTAGAGTGCCCATGCCCTTTCTTGAATTTGAGTCTGCATAATAGGTAAGTACGTATTTGGCTTTGTTCTTTGATGTTTTGAAGTAATCCCCCAGGATTTCGGGATGTTAAGCGGACCTGCCTTGGTTGGACCGTTTATTTCCTTCCAATCATGATGATGGAACATAGAAGTTAGAACTACGGTTGATGATGGAACTACGGCAGAGGCAGGTGCTATATTGGCCTTGGGTCCAGAAAGCTTCAAAGTCAGCCAGCATGGACAACATCACGTGAATGTAAAAGTTTAGGCAGACGAGGCAGCCTGGATGAGTGGTTAGAGCGGCCAGTTGCAAAGAAATCTACGATGGTTGCTAAAGGAGAGTGCATGGCGCAATGTTCGGCTGGCTTGGATGGGCGAGACGTTTGTCTTACTACTCCTGAGTGCCGGGTGAGTTGATGGGTGCTCCCCGTTGAGACCGGGGTTGGCACTGAGAACTAGGTTTTTTGCCTTCGTCTCGACCTGCTGATAATCGACCCCTCCACGAGTGGTTTGACAGTGGACATGTGGCATATGCCTGTTGCGCTGCTCAAAGGGTGGTGAGAGATAATGTAATGTCTGGATATAAAGATGGGCGTCTTCTGACGATGAAAAGCCCGGTCGCGCTGATGAAATGAGGcatggatgatggaagaGCACGGAGAGATTGCTTTTCTGGGATAGAAACCACACTTGGTGATGGATATAGATGGAACCAAGCGTTGTATACGGATGCCGCGGTATTGGACGAATAAGCGGGATAATGGCGCAAATGAAACTCAGATGACCGGAAGGACCGGAATACGAGACTAGAGTGAAAAGAAGCGAGTTGGCTCTTCAAGTTGCTGAGTGTGGTGAGTGGAAGAGACTGCGATGAGGTTGCAAGTCGGAGTTGGTATGGCCTCATGGAACCGGAGGGATATGAGTCATCTGATATTGCATGGTTAATACAAAGGAGGGGTAAGCCTCAAATCCTGGAGGTCTGCGCCGGCCACTGGCAGTATAAGAAGGGGGGAACGGAACTCGATTGCTCTTGTCAACTTCAACCACCTTCAACTGGCGTTGAAAGTTGCAGAGGTCTCCCACGTTCAGGCCAAGgcttggcggcttcttgTTTGCCGTGTTTGTTTATTAAGCTCACGTGACGAGCCGCGTATGTGGGGCAAGCTCCCGCAATTCGCGAATCGCGGGCGTTCAGTTTGGCGGCGCGTCGTCCAGTCGCGATCTGCTGGAAAGCTTCACGTCTTTTATGCAAGGGCGtctcttcaatcttcccCCATTCATCCATTTCTCCCAACCTCTCCGCCGTCCCTGCTTCCcgagctgcagctcctcgacgtgtcggatgaagaagaaaagaaagactggCTCCCCTCCCTCCTAGCTTCTTCAccgcttccttctcccttcGCTGCTACCTCGTCCCGCGTTTACATTCCTGAGATCGCTCCTACGACCTCGTTGCATACCGCTGCACTCTCCCGGTCGACGGACGTCTAATTCGCTCGGATTTGCCGATTGATAAAACATTGTGGGATTCGAACCTGGCAACCTTGCTTCGGCCTTTTTCGCTCAATTGTGGCTGTCGTTGGACGCATTCTTATCCATCTCGTGTCCCTCACGCTCCGAATTCTCCACGCCCACACAACCTTTAACACACGACCAACTTTCACTTAATCTATTGGTTTAGTCCTACACCTGGTTACTGCTTATgaaaattatttaatatctggtgggatggattcTCAGGACGGGATTTCCGTCCGGCCCATGAGGCGTAAGTTTGACCTTGCTACCGTTACTTCGTGGGACGTGCTAACCAGTGGGCTTGGAATCTCTAGTAAAGGTACTGTATACATTCGATAATGACAATAAAACGAATTGCTTGGCCCGATGGCCCCATCTCCTTGACATACAGACCGCCGCCTTGGATGAGAAAACTCAGATTGGAGTGATCGAGCTCAAAACCTGCATTCAAGCCATTGTTTCTGCTAGGTAGGTGTTACGGCTTGGCAGATGCTTGAGCTGTCTGCTAACTGTGTATTGATTAGTCCGGAATTGGTCGCACAGCTGGGTCAGGATTATACTGTCTACGCCTATGACTATTCCGAATATGAGACGCCCCTCGTCGGACAGGGAATGCTATCATGGGTTCTGGCGTCATCGTCCCCAACACCCAATGCACCGGCACACCAGTCAATGACAATGGTAACGGGCCGTGTTTGCAAGAACGTGCTGGGTTTGTTTTCAAAGGGTGCCCAGGAAACGCTGGAGGTTAAACTGCGCTTGGTGCCTGTACCGACGGCGATGCAAAGCGAGTATCTGCAAAGCATGCAGAAATACCGAGAACTAAGCAACGTTATTCCGCACGAGTTCGATGCCCAGACATGGTCGGATTTCATACGCCAAAACCCTGACGTGATGACACCTACATCCCAGGCCACAGTCCAAGCACCATCTCCGATGGACCATTCCGCGATTGAAAAATTCCACCAGATTCTCAGTGCAGGCTCCACGCCAAGGGAAGCGATGTCGATGCCCACTCACCCTCAATTTCGATCCACATCCCCTGTACAGTCCAATCTCAGCACAGCAAGCAAAGTCCAGACCCCAGGGGGTCAAttccagcctcagcaagaacagccgCCATCACGACCATCATATTTGGAACGGAGCCAGAGCGACGTTATCCGCCCTTCGTCTAGTGCTTCCATGCGTGATGCTGATTTTCAGGCATTTGCAAGCTCCGGCCGTAGGGATTCGATACAGTCGGGTTATGGCAGTTGTGACGAATCGGGTGAACAACAGCCACGGAAAAGAGCAAAGCTGTACCGAGCTGAAGCTCCTGGAAAAGCAGACCTAAATATCGAAAGACAGCCAAGCTCTTTGAGAGTGGCTGCCAGCACCGCAGCTTCTGTTCGGATCCATCGCCCGACACCAATCAACCCTCTCATTTCAGCGGCTCAGAATTCAGGCGAAGAGCCGGTCCGGCCGCCTACTCCCATTTCCGACATGAACAGTTTACCCCGCCGTGCACGCCCTCTTCCAAGCCTCCTTCGGGAATCATCAATCCAGAGCAACACTCAATATACCTCGCCGTATCCCATGAGCGATGACCATCCCTCGGTAGAACCGACTGCAACATCGCCCGGGGAGACCCGGTACCAGGGTCTATTTGAGCCATCCTTCAGTAtgccctcttctccaccggTTTTGGATTACGGGTTTCCCACTAGATCTAGCCCAGTTCTTCCACCCATGGCGGCtgatctggattctggatTCATGAGCGGTGGTATTGATGAGCTATTGGATGATGAGCTCGGCCCTCCACTTGACGGCAGTGCAAGGCCCGCATCAAAAAACACGACCCGATCAAAGCGAACTGTTCGCTCGGCCGCTCAAGCCAGCTCCCCCGCCAATGTCATTGAAATACCCGATACCCAACCTACGAATCATTCTGCCAGCGAGGGG encodes:
- a CDS encoding putative dihydroxyacetone kinase (DakA) (COG:G;~EggNog:ENOG410PGQZ;~InterPro:IPR004006,IPR004007,IPR012734,IPR036117;~PFAM:PF02734,PF02733;~go_function: GO:0004371 - glycerone kinase activity [Evidence IEA];~go_function: GO:0005524 - ATP binding [Evidence IEA];~go_process: GO:0006071 - glycerol metabolic process [Evidence IEA]); its protein translation is MAQTKHFFSDPTHLVHTALNSLTLTNPSLALDHEHKVIFRRPEAVKKGKVAIVTGGGSGHEPAFGGYVGQGLCDASVAGTIFASPSAEQIRIAAMERVNHENGVLIIPMNYTGDVLNFGMATEKSRAAGISTQFFAMNDDVGVGKLKGGKVGRRGIGGGIFTLKIVGALAELGASLDQVYQTAQLANANIVSVGSSLEHVHVPGREPSDDHIPHGEVEVGMGIHNEPGSHRIKATLVELVSTMLLQLLDHNDPDRAYITRKPEDQFALLINNLGGVSTLELSGITDEVYRQLNKDYKIKPARVIQGTFLTSLNGMGFSISLLKLADTGLGPGKSFLELLDAPAEAIGWAAPVSPESWEYRNKPGVEMKKVKAAEQPPSNVKLDIAQIRKVLNAALNSVIKAEPLITRYDTIVGDGDCGIGLKRGAEAVLALINDTSIDFNGDVINTINRIVTVVENTMDGTSGAIYAIFLNALVHGLREQDKGSSTPADVDVWGSALKYSITALGKYTPAQPGDRTMVDALVPFAKTLADKRDVHAAAKAAEEATEATKHMKASLGRTVYVGGEEEWVGKIPDPGAYGLKEFFNGLASAL